GCAAAATTTTATGATCAATGGCGAGGGACACCATGCCCGTAAAGGTCTGGTTAACCTTGGGATTTCCACGAAAGAGTAATTTTTCTTCCGCGGTCATGCCAAAGATGATACCCAGGATGGCGTGGATAAAAAACTGGCTTTCATCCCCCTGCGCTTCAAAAACCAGGTTTTGATGCTCATCAAGAAAATTAATGGTTGTATTCTGGTCAAATCCCTTAAAACCAGAAAGTTGTAGAGATTGTATGCGCATGATTAATGTCTCTCCGCTTCGTTCCATGATGGTAATGGAAAAATTTTTCCCGTCCATTCTTTTTTATATTTACTCCCCATTACGGGGCGTAAAAAATGAATACGCTATTTACAACGTACCGTTTGAAATTTACTAAATTTAAAACTTAAAATCATTAATTTTTACTCGTGCTAATTATTTTAAAATAAAAGCGAAGCCAGGAATATCGTTGTTCCAGGTCACTAATTTTAAAACCTGCCGGAATTTGGGATAAAATAAGCGAGTCATGCCCAAAAAAACATTGTTAAACAGAGTGTAATCACTTGCGAATTCAGGTTTCAAATTTTAAATTAAATTTGTGAAAAAATAAAAGATAGTCTATTTTAATACGATTTAAGAAAAAAAATATTTTTTAAAGTAAGTTAGAAATTGGGTTGAATTAAGGAAACGGAGTTTATCATGTCATTATTTCCCAAAAGGACAGCGATTTTAGTGGGCGGCGGTCCTGCCCCCGGAATCAATAGCGTAATTGGGGCGGCGACAATACGAGCCATTCTTTCCGGTTCAGAAGTGATTGGCATCCAGGATGGATTTAAATGGATCATGCGCGGCGATATTTCTCATGTGATTCCACTGACCATTGAATCGGTGAGCCGCATTCATTTTAGAGGCGGTTCGCACATTGGTATTTCGCGGGATAATCCCACAAAAGACGAAAAATTTCTGGAAAATACGGTTTCTTCTTTACTCCGCTTGAATGTTGACAAGTTGATCACCATTGGCGGCGACGACACGGCCTATTCTGCTTTTAGAGTTGAGCAGGTGGCCAATGGACGCGTGCGCGTGGCGCATGTGCCTAAAACCATCGATAACGATCTCGATTTACCCGGCACGATCAGCACTTTTGGTTTCCAGACGGCGCGCCATCTGGGTGTGGAAATTGTTAAAAACATTATGACGGACGCCAAAACAACCTCTCGCTGGTATTTTGTGGTAACCATGGGCCGAAAAGCGGGGCACCTGGCTCTGGGCATCGGAAAGGCCTGCGGCGCCACGCTTACGCTCATTCCCGAGGAGTTCGGAAATAAAAAAATAAAGCTGAAAAGGATTGTGGATATTCTGGTGGGGGCCATCATTAAACGCATGAGTTACGGCCGGCAGGATGGCGTGGCCATTTTAGCGGAAGGGCTGCTGGAAAAACTTGATCCCAACGACTTTGAGCTGTTGATGAACGTGGAAAAAGATGCGCATGACAACATTCGGCTGGCAGAAATTAGTTTCGGTGAAATTTTAAAGCGCCGCGTACAGGATCGCCTGGCAGAGTTTGGGCTCAAAACCACCATTGTGGCTAAAAATATCGGCTATGAGTTGCGCTGCGCCGATCCCATTCCATTTGATATGGAATACTGCCGGGACCTGGGATTTATGGCGGCCAAATTCTTGTTTGACGGCGGCTCCGGAGCGCTAATTTCCATTCAGGACGGCCGTTTTGTGCCCATGATGTTAAAGAAGAAGATCGATCCTAAAACCAAGCGGATGAAAATTCGGATGGTGGATGTAAAATCCGAATATTATCATGTGGCCTACCGTTATATGATTCGCTTAAAGGCCGAAGATTTTGACGATCCGCATGAACTGGCCAAATACGCGGCCACGGCCGGTGTGGGGCTGGACGAGTTCAGAAAGCAGTTTGAATATCTGGTGGATGATAGCGAGGTGGAACACATTGGCGACGACGGCATTGCGCACGAAAAGGTAGAAGCCGCTCCGGCAAAAAAAGCAACCAAAGGCCATTAACCGTCTGAAGGTGGAAGTTTTGATCCCCCGGAATCAGCGCATTTCGGGGGATTTTTTTTGGCTTTTACGGTGTGTTGAGTGTGGGCGTTACTTTAAATTCATATCTGCCCGAGTAAAAACAAAAAAGGCGCGGGGATTTTTCATCCGCGCGCCCTTGCTGCCGCTTACAAATCGCGAGATAGTTTAAACTGTAAAATACGATTATTTCCGGTGTCTGAAATGTAAACCGTCTGGTTATCGGTATTGCGCGTAACGGCAATGCCTTTTGGATTTTTAAACTGGTAATCGCCGCTGCCAAAGCCGACAACCGCCTGCTGCTGCTGGCCGGTGGGGCCAAAGCGGTAAAAGCCAGGCAGACGTACGCCGTCGGGCGAACCG
This sequence is a window from Caldithrix abyssi DSM 13497. Protein-coding genes within it:
- the pfp gene encoding diphosphate--fructose-6-phosphate 1-phosphotransferase codes for the protein MSLFPKRTAILVGGGPAPGINSVIGAATIRAILSGSEVIGIQDGFKWIMRGDISHVIPLTIESVSRIHFRGGSHIGISRDNPTKDEKFLENTVSSLLRLNVDKLITIGGDDTAYSAFRVEQVANGRVRVAHVPKTIDNDLDLPGTISTFGFQTARHLGVEIVKNIMTDAKTTSRWYFVVTMGRKAGHLALGIGKACGATLTLIPEEFGNKKIKLKRIVDILVGAIIKRMSYGRQDGVAILAEGLLEKLDPNDFELLMNVEKDAHDNIRLAEISFGEILKRRVQDRLAEFGLKTTIVAKNIGYELRCADPIPFDMEYCRDLGFMAAKFLFDGGSGALISIQDGRFVPMMLKKKIDPKTKRMKIRMVDVKSEYYHVAYRYMIRLKAEDFDDPHELAKYAATAGVGLDEFRKQFEYLVDDSEVEHIGDDGIAHEKVEAAPAKKATKGH